A window of the Egibacter rhizosphaerae genome harbors these coding sequences:
- the trxB gene encoding thioredoxin-disulfide reductase, which translates to MTDRIENVVIVGSGPAGYTAALYAARAELEPLVIEGSEAGGQLMLTTDVENYPGFPDGILGPTLMADMRKQAERFGARMLTSDVQSMDLEHGSPFVVRVGTDEIRAHAVIVSTGASARWLELPSEQRLIGKGVSSCATCDGFFFRDRELVVVGGGDSAMEEATFLTKFASRVVVAHRRDELRASKIMQERAFKNDKIDFAWNTRVADVLGEELVTGVVLEDTRTGEQWEHRTDGLFLAIGHDPATQLLQGQLELDEEGYVLVDEPTTATSAEGVFAAGDVVDKTYRQAVTAAGMGCKAAIDVERWLAARGLVQ; encoded by the coding sequence ATGACAGACCGCATCGAGAACGTCGTCATCGTCGGCTCCGGGCCGGCGGGCTACACCGCCGCGCTCTATGCCGCCCGCGCGGAGCTCGAGCCGCTCGTCATCGAGGGCAGCGAGGCCGGCGGCCAGCTGATGCTGACCACGGACGTCGAGAACTATCCCGGCTTCCCCGACGGGATCCTCGGCCCCACCCTCATGGCCGACATGCGCAAGCAGGCCGAGCGCTTCGGCGCCCGTATGCTCACCTCGGACGTCCAATCGATGGACCTCGAGCACGGGTCGCCGTTCGTGGTCCGGGTGGGGACCGACGAGATCCGCGCCCACGCCGTGATCGTCTCGACCGGCGCGAGCGCTCGGTGGCTCGAGCTCCCGAGCGAGCAGCGCCTGATCGGCAAGGGCGTGTCCAGCTGCGCGACCTGCGACGGCTTCTTCTTCCGGGACCGTGAGCTCGTGGTGGTCGGTGGCGGCGACTCCGCCATGGAGGAGGCCACGTTCCTCACGAAGTTCGCCTCCCGGGTCGTCGTGGCACACCGCCGGGACGAGCTGCGGGCCTCGAAGATCATGCAGGAGCGGGCGTTCAAGAACGACAAGATCGACTTCGCGTGGAACACTCGCGTGGCCGACGTGCTCGGCGAGGAGTTGGTCACCGGGGTCGTGCTCGAGGACACCCGAACGGGCGAGCAGTGGGAGCACCGCACCGACGGCCTGTTCCTCGCGATAGGCCACGACCCCGCCACGCAGCTGCTGCAGGGCCAGCTCGAGCTCGACGAGGAGGGCTACGTGCTCGTCGACGAGCCGACGACCGCCACCAGTGCCGAGGGGGTCTTCGCGGCGGGTGACGTCGTCGACAAGACGTATCGCCAAGCGGTCACCGCCGCCGGTATGGGCTGTAAGGCGGCGATCGACGTGGAGCGGTGGCTCGCGGCCCGCGGGCTCGTCCAGTGA
- a CDS encoding anti-sigma factor family protein: protein MTDHRDPHHAGAEADGPGDEELAAYLEGELDERDVARLEARIATDPEIARRLDTLAAARVELRDIDAVTPPAGYRERLAGHLDAAWDRTRGSAAAIATPTGDTSAASDASAGEVTPAAVGRSRRAWKGPLGIAAAIALAAVALPTLLNIGPTDDATTDDADVAEEAAPDEEALDEGAPAEDAPDEDALDAESRDVEPMEEPDADAPADDAPADDGTGLAPLRIQESAGPLDDAPTHEEALAERYRDDAGPQTGPADPAAIDARWREVHAALEELGAEECAGTIEDELGPDAAVLEIAEGTLDGSPGIAVLALTGDGERVALLVTIDGCEVTARTDPTS from the coding sequence ATGACCGACCACCGCGACCCCCACCATGCCGGAGCCGAGGCCGACGGGCCCGGCGACGAGGAGCTGGCCGCCTACCTGGAGGGCGAGCTCGACGAGCGGGACGTGGCACGGCTGGAAGCACGGATCGCAACGGATCCCGAGATCGCCCGTCGCCTCGACACGCTCGCCGCGGCGCGCGTCGAGCTGCGCGACATCGACGCCGTGACGCCGCCGGCCGGGTACCGCGAGCGCCTCGCCGGCCACCTGGACGCGGCCTGGGACCGGACACGGGGATCCGCCGCAGCGATCGCCACGCCGACCGGTGACACGTCGGCGGCCAGTGACGCCTCGGCCGGCGAGGTCACACCGGCGGCGGTGGGTCGGTCGCGACGTGCGTGGAAGGGGCCGCTGGGCATCGCCGCCGCGATCGCGCTCGCGGCGGTCGCTCTGCCCACCCTGTTGAACATCGGGCCGACCGACGACGCCACGACCGACGACGCCGATGTCGCCGAGGAGGCGGCGCCCGACGAGGAGGCACTCGACGAGGGCGCGCCCGCCGAGGACGCGCCCGACGAGGACGCGCTCGACGCCGAGTCCCGGGACGTGGAACCGATGGAGGAGCCCGACGCGGACGCGCCGGCGGACGACGCACCGGCCGATGACGGGACCGGGCTGGCCCCTCTACGCATCCAGGAGAGCGCCGGACCGCTGGACGACGCCCCGACCCACGAGGAGGCGCTCGCCGAGCGCTACCGGGACGATGCGGGCCCGCAGACGGGTCCTGCGGACCCCGCGGCCATCGACGCTCGATGGCGCGAGGTTCACGCGGCGCTGGAGGAGCTGGGCGCCGAGGAGTGCGCCGGGACGATCGAGGACGAGCTCGGGCCCGACGCCGCGGTACTGGAGATCGCCGAGGGCACCCTCGACGGCAGCCCAGGGATCGCCGTGCTCGCATTGACCGGAGACGGCGAACGCGTGGCACTGCTCGTGACCATCGATGGGTGCGAGGTCACCGCGCGTACCGACCCCACGTCCTGA
- a CDS encoding RNA polymerase sigma factor, with protein MGAGDPRAATDEELVAGVTAGDRGAFDELVDRYADRVYGICYRYFRDADDAEDAAQETFVVVMRRADTFRGQAKFSTWLYRVATNVCNDLARKRSRRPATVPLEDRHAGPDPEVEDALSRRELNDELRRALAELDDEQREAVVLHDVLGWPQRDIAERAGVAVGTVKSRVHRGHARLAQLLTDRSADEVEPSTDSRPPTGR; from the coding sequence ATGGGCGCCGGCGACCCCAGGGCCGCGACCGACGAGGAACTGGTCGCGGGTGTCACCGCAGGCGACCGCGGAGCGTTCGACGAGCTGGTCGACCGCTACGCCGATCGCGTCTACGGCATCTGCTACCGCTACTTCAGGGACGCCGACGACGCCGAGGACGCGGCCCAGGAGACCTTCGTCGTGGTCATGCGCCGCGCGGACACGTTCCGCGGCCAGGCCAAGTTCTCGACGTGGCTGTACCGCGTCGCGACCAACGTCTGCAACGACCTGGCCCGCAAGCGGAGCCGGCGGCCGGCCACCGTGCCGCTCGAGGACCGCCACGCCGGCCCGGACCCCGAGGTCGAGGACGCGCTGTCGCGCCGGGAACTCAACGACGAGCTGCGCCGCGCCCTCGCCGAGCTGGACGACGAGCAGCGCGAGGCCGTCGTCCTGCACGACGTGCTCGGATGGCCGCAGCGCGACATCGCCGAGCGTGCGGGCGTCGCGGTGGGCACCGTGAAATCACGCGTGCATCGTGGGCACGCACGGCTCGCGCAGCTTCTGACCGACCGATCCGCCGACGAGGTGGAACCCTCCACCGATTCCCGACCTCCAACGGGACGATGA
- a CDS encoding protein kinase domain-containing protein, translating to MTQEDRTSALPAGATPTPTSGPPVPQVLARRYVLEERIAVGGMAEVWRAHDRTLARTVAVKILHEHLSADDAFRERFRREAVAAAKLGHPGVVAIFDTGDDAGWTYLVMEYVEGVTLKERVAEEGPLPLEDVASLAEQVAAALADAHLHGLVHRDVKPANILWAPDGIVKVADFGIAKAAQSSRDLTQTGTLLGTATYIAPEQVRGEPLDGRADQYAFACVLYEALTGTPPFLGNSTMETATMRLQEDPLPARSLRPDVPEAIEAALATALTVDPADRHRSVLELGWTFHPWAQRIAESSDDSTEASPPAEPPEGVPPPSTTNDTAESADAQASPRRFRRVEGAWLASVLASLAVVATLAAVGLASGLVDVDRIPRLVAEVVEGDDEADEETPVEIGAGDLTAFDPPEVEDYPGGNNVERDEQLPNLLDADASTFWRTELYEDAEFEGQKPGVGFTADLGEAHELAEITLHTPSDGISFEVRVADEPSDDVDDWETLDEVSGADSVEVIEGDGVEARYVLVYVVPPLVEPDFDGDDGQYAAAFSVLDIRGEPP from the coding sequence ATGACTCAGGAAGATCGAACCTCAGCGCTGCCAGCGGGAGCGACGCCGACCCCCACGTCGGGGCCGCCGGTCCCGCAGGTTCTCGCGCGCCGATACGTACTCGAAGAGCGGATCGCCGTGGGCGGCATGGCGGAGGTGTGGCGGGCCCACGATCGGACGCTGGCGCGCACGGTGGCCGTCAAGATCCTCCACGAACACCTCTCGGCAGACGACGCCTTCCGCGAGCGCTTCCGACGCGAGGCGGTCGCAGCCGCCAAGCTCGGGCACCCCGGGGTCGTGGCCATCTTCGACACCGGGGACGACGCGGGCTGGACCTACCTCGTCATGGAGTACGTGGAGGGTGTGACCCTCAAGGAGCGCGTGGCCGAGGAGGGTCCCCTTCCCCTGGAGGACGTTGCGAGCCTGGCCGAGCAGGTCGCGGCGGCCCTGGCCGACGCGCACTTGCACGGACTGGTGCACCGGGACGTCAAGCCGGCGAACATCCTCTGGGCCCCCGACGGGATCGTGAAGGTCGCCGACTTCGGCATCGCCAAGGCCGCGCAGTCCAGCCGTGACCTCACACAAACCGGGACGCTGCTGGGCACCGCGACCTACATCGCGCCCGAACAGGTCCGGGGTGAGCCGCTCGACGGCCGTGCCGACCAGTACGCCTTCGCGTGCGTGCTCTACGAGGCGCTCACGGGAACGCCGCCCTTCTTGGGGAACTCGACCATGGAGACGGCCACGATGCGGCTCCAGGAGGACCCGCTGCCGGCACGATCCCTGCGACCCGACGTCCCGGAGGCCATCGAGGCGGCATTGGCGACCGCCCTCACCGTCGACCCGGCCGACCGGCACCGCTCGGTCCTCGAGCTCGGATGGACGTTCCACCCGTGGGCGCAGCGCATCGCCGAGTCCTCCGACGACAGCACCGAGGCCTCGCCGCCGGCCGAGCCCCCCGAGGGGGTGCCCCCTCCCTCGACGACGAACGACACGGCCGAGTCGGCCGACGCGCAGGCGAGCCCCCGACGCTTCCGGCGTGTCGAGGGTGCATGGCTCGCCTCGGTCCTGGCCTCGCTCGCGGTGGTTGCGACATTGGCGGCCGTGGGCCTCGCCAGCGGGCTCGTCGACGTCGATCGCATCCCCCGGCTCGTGGCGGAGGTCGTCGAGGGCGACGACGAGGCCGACGAGGAAACGCCCGTCGAGATCGGGGCCGGCGATCTCACCGCCTTCGACCCTCCCGAGGTGGAGGACTACCCCGGTGGCAACAACGTGGAGCGGGACGAGCAGCTGCCGAATCTCCTCGACGCGGACGCGTCCACGTTCTGGCGCACCGAGCTGTACGAAGACGCGGAGTTCGAGGGCCAGAAGCCCGGTGTCGGCTTCACCGCGGACCTCGGGGAGGCGCACGAGCTCGCGGAGATCACCCTGCACACCCCGAGCGACGGCATCTCGTTCGAGGTGCGAGTCGCCGACGAACCCAGCGACGACGTCGACGACTGGGAAACGCTCGACGAGGTCAGCGGCGCCGACTCCGTCGAGGTCATCGAGGGCGACGGCGTCGAAGCGCGGTACGTGCTGGTCTACGTCGTGCCCCCGCTGGTGGAACCGGACTTCGACGGCGACGACGGGCAGTACGCCGCGGCCTTCAGCGTCCTCGACATCCGGGGGGAGCCCCCCTGA